CCCATTCATTAGGGGATGCAAAAATTCAGGATCTGATTGAGGAAGGACGAAAGGACTGATGCCATTTGTTCTGGACTGTTCAATCACGATGACCTGGATCTTTCCGGACGAATCCACGGATTCGTCCGAGGCGCTTCTTGAATCGCTTCTTGATGATTTCGCCATTGTTCCGACACTTTGGTTTTTCGAAGTCGGAAATGTCCTGAAAAGTGCTCTCCGACGGGGAAGAATCGGCGAAGAAGAGTCGTTCGGCTTGGTGGAAGCTCTTCAGGCTCTTCCCATTAAGTTGGATGGTGAAAGCCATCATCATTGTATGGGAATCCCTTTGGACCTGCCGGTCTAGGATGCTGCCTATCTTGAGCTGGCTCTTCGTCATGAAATTCCCCTTGCGACGCCGGACAGGGATCTTCGATTCAAGGCAATGAGCTGGGGATCAAGGTGATCAGTTGGGGCCAGGATGCCCTCTCAGATCTGATCAAATCTGATCGAAGAGTTTTTTGCAGACTTTCAGCAAGGCGTTTTTGTTTCCGGAATCCAAAGCTTTCTGATTTCTGCGAAGCTCATGGAGCAGGCTGATCGACGGAGGCTCGTTCTCGAGGATGGTCCTCGTCCGGGTAAATTCCGGACTGGAGTTTCCGGACACCGTTTTGTGGGTGAACAGGCTCTCTCCCAGCCAGCGGGCGCATCCTTCGGACTGGAGGATGAACACCACCAGATAGTTTCTCATCGGGAGTATGATCACCCGGCTCTGGGCCTGGGCGATGGCCCTGTCGAAGTCCTCCTCGGCCGGATGTCTGTCCTTTCTCTTTTTTTCCAGAATCATCCGGTACCATCCGCGGATCAGGTCGGCATGGATCGACCGGATGACGTAGCCGGGATGGTTCCGGTAGACCTTGATCGTCCTGAATTCCCGGTCGATGAAGTAGCGCGATTTTTCAAAGTTGAGGTCTTTGAGCTCCGCCTTGGCGAGTGTCCGGTAATCGACCGGGGTGATATAGCCGAATTCGGGCATATCCAGTTTTTTCAACAGAACGACAATCCGTTTTTCCAGATATTCGGCTCGTTGAAGCAGGATTTCCCTCCCGTGGGTGTCCGGAGTCGGTTCGAAAAAGCCGTTGTCGGAGCAGGGCCGGTTGGTCGGACTGCTCGAACGGGAGGGTTGAATGCACTGAAGTCTGTCGAGCTGGAGAAGGGTCCGGTGAAAGACCTGGCCGTCCACCTGCAGATCATGGATCAGGATGTTCCGGTTGCGGATCATGTCGCTGATCAGCGTTCCGAGAGAAAAGACCAGGGCGGCGATGCTGACGATCAGGGTAATGATGCCGGTCTCGTCGGAAAAAAAGCTGGCCCCCCCGGCTCTGGGGTTGTTCTGTCCGATCCCTGGTCCGGGAGAGGTCATGAATTCCGTTGGCCCGAGCGTCCCGGAGGAGCGAACGGGGTGTAGCTGACGGAAGGAATCGCCTGTTTGGGCTGGGGAAAAAGACGCATGAACAGATAGACATCTTCCGGAACATCGGTGGAAACCGGCAGATCGAACTTGATCAGCTCTTCGTAGGTCAGGGGATAGTCGTGGGTGAAATGCCCGCTGGACAACACCCCTGCCAGCTGGCTGGCCTTTTCCGGTCCCATACGCTTTACGAGAAGACGTTCGAGAGAGTGGTTCAGCTGCAGAATGGCTTTTTCGGCGATGTCGGCCATGATCAGGGTCTTGTCGTCAATATCGTTTCTGTCTTTCTGTTCGACAACCCGGAGGATGGACGCCGCGGGAAATTCGCCGAGCTGGGGGTCGACGGGGCCCAGAACAGCGTTTTCGTCCATGACGATCCGGCTCGCGGACAAGGCGATCAGGGTTCCTCCCGACATGGCGAAATGGGGGACGAAGACGGTGACCGGCGCCTTGCGGTTCGACAGGGCATGGGCGATCTGGGTCGATGCCAGGACGAGCCCTCCGGGCGTATGGAGGATCAGGTCGATGGGCGTGTCCGGATCCGTCATCTTGATGGCCCGGAGAATTTCTTCAGAGTCTTCGATATTGATGTAGCGCAGCACAGGGAAGCCGAACAGGCTCATGGTTTCCTGCCGGTGGACCATGGCGATGACCTTCGTGCCCCTCGTCTCCTCGAGATGCCTGAGGGCCCTTTCCCGGGCCATCTCGAGGAATTTCCGGGCCATGATCGGCTGCATCATGGTCATCAGAAAGAAAAGCCAGAACAGATCTCCTATGGACATTTTCATCCTCGGGGAAAGAGGTCAACGATGGCCGGTGTCCACATCGAAACAGGGCTTTACGTTCGTGAACCGTTCCGGTAGGATCCGGACTATACCAGAACTTCCGCCTTTCGGGAACACCTGACCTTTACTTTGCCGGAGAAGACCATGCCCCCTGCCTGGACCATTGACCGACCTCTCATCCTCCGGACGAAAAAATGCGTTTTGACTCTGTCTTTTCTGCTCTCTTTCGCGATCCTTCTCCTGTTTTCACGGTTGATGCCGGCGATGGCCGACCAGCCTTTCAGCTGGCAAAGCGTGTCTTTCGACGGGGGCCCGGCGTTTCTTCTGGGGGGATCCGTCAGCGGTTTCCTGAACGGAAAGCCGGTGGCGTCGACAAACCTCCTGGACCTCGAAAACAACGGCATGATGTTCCATGTTCGCTGGGGATCCTACGTGCTTCCCCATCTGGGCCTCCGGTTTTCCGTCGGATATGAGACCTTTTCGGCGAACCGCGGTTTTTCGGGACTGTCGGGAATGCCGCTGACGGTCGGTGCGACGGTGCCTCTCTGGGATCCACGATCGGAAAATCACACGGTCATCCCCTACCTTGCGGCGGATCTGGGGCCTTCGTTCAACAGTCTCTCCACCAACGCCGGTAATGCCGGCTCCGTTTCTTTTACCGCGGATGCCGGAGCGGGAGTGATGTACCGTCTGAACACGAGGGTCTCCTTTTACGGAGAGGCTGTCGGAACCTATGTCGACAGCCCGATCTCGACCCGGGGTCTTGCCAGCAGTTCTTCCAACCTTTCGAGCGGACCGCTCTGGTTTCTTCCGGTGGTGTTCGGGGTGACCTACGAGTTTCGCACCCCGGGCCAGGTTCCCGCTTCCTGAACGGAACTATCCCTCTGTCGCGATTTCCCATCCGGAGGCCGTCAGACGCCGTCCGGCAGGTGTCCGTGCGAGATACCCTTCCTTCAGGAGATACGGTTCCACCACGTCGATCAGCGTGTCCGGATCCATCTGCAGGGTGGCTGCCATGGCTTCGATCCCCACGGGGCCGCCGTTGTACACGACCCGGATGGTTTCGATAAAACGCCGGTCGATGCGGTTCAGCCCGCGGTCGTCGATACCTTCCATCCGCAATGCCCGCTGGGCGACATCCCGGGAGATGACAGAATGCCCGTTCACCTGGGAAAAGTCCCGGACGCGCTTTAACAGACGATTGGCGATACGGGGTGTGCCCCGCGACCGTCTCCCGATTTCGAGCGAACCTTCCGGGTCGATTCCGATCCCGAGGATCCCCGCGGAACGTTCCAGGATCCGGGCCAGTTCCGGTGGCTGGTAAAAGTCGAGATCTCTCTGGATGCCGAAGCGGTCCCGCAGGGGAGCGGAGAGGAGGCCGGCGCGGGTGGTTGCTCCCACCAGGGTGAACGGCGGGATCCGGTGGCGAAAGGTGCGCGCGGCGGCTCCCCGGTCGAAAACGACGTCGATCGAAAAGTCCTCCATGGCGGAGTAGAGGATTTCCTCCACGGGACGCGGAAGCCGGTGAATTTCATCGATAAAAAGGAGGGTGCCCGGGGCGAGTCTCGTCAGGATTCCGACCAGATCTCCCCCTTTTTCGAGCGCTGGTCCGGAGGAAGCCAGGAAGGAGACTCCCATGGCCCGTGCGACCAGAGCGGCGAGGGTGGTTTTCCCCAGACCCGGAGGACCGTGCAAAAGGATGTGGTCCAGCGTGTCCTCCCGGAGAAGAGCGGCCTGAATGGCCACTTTCAGACTGTCGATCACGTCCTTCTGCCCGACATAATGGTCGAAGGTCCGCGGTCGCAAGAGGTTCGCGTCGGGAATCTCCTCCGGAAACTCTTCCGGAGTCAGAAGATCGGCTTCATTGGGTTCCAACCCGGTAGACCTCCTGGAAAAGCTCTTCCATGCTTGAAATGGAGGGCTGTCGTCTGAGCGCTTCGGACACGAGTTTCTGGGCTTCCTGCGGAGAGTGTCCAAACTGGCGGACGAGAACGTCCTGGACGGAACGCGCAAGGCTTGCCGGTGATTCCGAACCCTTGCCGGAAGAAAGGGAGATCATCGATGTGCTTTCTGCAATCCAGTCGACATTTCCCCGGAGCTCCCCGAGAATCTTCCGGGCGGTTTTTTCCCCCACCCCCTTCAACCCTTTCAGGCGGCCGGCATCATTGTCCCGGACGATCGTCAGAAAATCTCCCACCGGAATGGCCAGAAGGCGCAAGGCCGAGAGAGGACCCAGTCCCGGAACCTTCCGGAGCTGGTTAAAGAGCGTCTGTTCATCCGGGTCGGGAAATCCTGCCAGAAGGGGAGCTTCGAGGTGTTCGTTCCAGAAATGCTGGATCAGGAGTTCCAGAACAAGACCCTCTGGGCGAGAGCGAAGCTTCTGGTGGGAGCATGGGGACAGGTGGACGCGGTAGCCGACGTCGCCGGAGCGCAGGATGACGGACTCCTCTTCCCATTCGACCGGGACTCCCCAGAGGCGGGCGATCATGGAGCCACCATCCGGGAATAGCCCAGAAAGGCCAGGCCCATGGCATCCCCTTCGTGCGTCGACCCGATCCGGAGACCGTTTCCCAGCCAGACGGCCAGGGCCCTCTGGACAGCCACCTTGGACGCCGCTCCGGTTCCCGTAATCCGGTGTTTGAGTTCCCTGGGAGAAATCGGAAGGAGAGGAACGCCATGACGGTCGGCCAGGAGCGCGACAATCCCGACGACCGGTCCCAGCATCAGTCCGGCTCCCGGAGAGGCGCGGCGGCTGAAGTGATCTTCGATGGCGATCCCTTTGACCGGGTATTCTGACAACAGACCGTCCAGACGGTCGTAGAGGAGTCCGATTCGGCGACTGACAGGGAGAGTCGACTCGGTTCGCACTGTTCCCTGGGCAAGAACCCGAAGGCGGTCAAGAGAGGGACCTTCAAGGACAGCGAATCCCGTCGCGGCAAGTCCGGGGTCAACCCCCAGCACGGCGTGCCGGGGGTTGTTCCGCAAAAGAGGATTCACCTCATGGAGAGAGGGAGACATAGCTGTGGTGCCCATCCCGGAGAACCGTCAACAGCACGTTTTCGCTCTTGCCGATATGTCTGGCCACCCGGATGTAGGCGTGAACGCTTGTGACGGGGCGGCGGTTGATTTCCTGGATCACGTCCCCCCGCTTGAGACCGCTGGCTTCGGCGAGGCTTCCCGGTGCGATCGCACTGATGACGACACCGCGCGTGTTGTCGGGAAGATTGAGCTGGCCGCGAATGTCCCGGTTCAGGTCCATCACCATGATTCCGTTCAGGACATTGTCAAAGTGGGAGGGGCTCTTTTCCGGCTCCGCTCCGCCCATCATGGAAAGCTTCGACGGGAGTTCTCCGACACGAACGGTGATGTTCCTCCTCCGGCCGTCGCGGATGATGGAAAGGGTCGCATCCGTTCCGGGAGCGATCTGCGAGACGCGAAGGCGCAGATCGTTGGCGTCCATGACATCCTGTCCGTTCAGACCGAGGATGACATCTCCCCGTTTCATGCCCGCCTTTTTCGCGGGGCTGTTCGGCAGGACGTCGCTGACCAGCACCCCCCGGTGCCCCGGAAGACGGAACTGCTTCGCAATGACAGGGGTCACGTTCTGAATCGAGACGCCAAGCCATCCGCGGACCACCTTCCCTTTGGTCATGAGATCTTTCAGAACCCGCCGGACCATGTCCACCGGAATGGCAAAGCCAATTCCTTCATATCCGCCATTTGTCGTGTAGATCGCCGTGTTCATGCCGATGACCTCCCCCTTCAGATTGACAAGGGGGCCTCCGGAGTTTCCGGGATTGATGGCGGCATCGGTCTGGATGAAGTTTTCATACTGTTCGATGCCCATGTTGCTCCGCTTGAGCGCGGAAACGATTCCCATCGTGATCGACTGGGTCAGTCCGAAGGGAGAGCCCATGGCCAGGACGATGGTTCCGACGGACACGTCCCGGGAAGATCCCCACCGGATGACGGGAAGATCATGTTTTGGATGAATCCGGATCACCGCCACATCGGTCATCGGGTCTTTTCCGACCACCTTTGCGCGGTAGCTCGTTTTGTCCGACAGGACCACGGTGACCTTCGTCGCATGCTTGATGACGTGATAATTCGTGACGATGTATCCATCCTTCGAAATGATGAATCCGGACCCCAGACTCCGTTCGACATGTTTTTGCGGAGGGCCTCCTCCATGGTTGAAGGGGGTTCCGAAGAACTGCCGGAAAAACGGATCGTTGAAGATCGGATTCTGGTGGGTCGTGATCAGGGACGTCGTGGAAATGTTCACGACGGAAGGGATCACGGCATTGGAAACGGTCACAAACGCCTTCTGGAGGGCCAGACCGGCTTCGATATCCTTTTTATGGATGACAGGAGGATCCGGGGAGGGATCTGCCATCGCGGTCTTTTTTTCGTCCAGTGAAAACGCGAGGGAAAACACGAAAGCAAGGGAAGTCAGTGTGGCGATGCCGACAAAAAATCGTTTGAGATTCGGAATCTTCATGAAGTCGTTTCTCCTTGAAATGAAAGGACTCCTGTCCCTGTCATGGCCGATTGCATCGCCACGGTTTTCAGGTGGGGCGGGGTTGGGACAGGGTTCTTTGAACGATATCGAGCACTTCCTGTTTTCGAAAGGGTTTGGGGATCAGGTCAATGGCTCCGGATGACAGGGCCTCAACCCAGAGATGCTCGTCACCGAAAGCGGTCAGGAGCACAACGGGCACTTCCGGGTAAAGGTCCTGGACAATTTTCAGGAGGTCCATTCCCGTTTTTCCGGGCATCTTGATGTCAGTGAGGATAAGAGAAATCGAATCCGTTTTCAGGCGCTCGAGCGCTTCTTCGCAGGATTGCGCGACAGAAACCCCGAATCCGCCTCTTTTCAGGATCTCCTCCAGAAGATCAAGGGCAACGACGTCGTCTTCCACCACGAGGACTTTTCGTCTCGCGGGTTCAGACAGGGTGAAGGCCAAGTCTTTCGGGGAGGCGACCATGATGGAACCTACCACAAATCAGGAATCCTGTTCAAGTAAACGGGAGAGTTTTTCCGAAGAAAACGGCACGAAGGGAATTGTCAGGATAAAATGACCGCCAGGGCCATCTCCCAGACGCAAGTCACCTCCCAGATCATCGATGATTTTTCGGCAGATAGCAAGTCCGAGGCCTGTACCATGGGGTTTTGTCGTAAAGAAGGGCTCGAAGATGCGGTCCCGGCTTTCCGGAGGGATTCCCGGCCCTGAATCCTGGACATGCAGTGTCAGGAAGCCCTCTTCTTCGAGACACCGGATCCGGATGGATCCCCCCGACCCTGTCGCGTCCAGGGCGTTTTCCAGAAAGTTGATGAGGATGCTTTGCAGGCCTTCGAGGTCCGAATCGATTCTCGGACAGGGATCCGGAAAAGTGGTCTCCACGGAAATCCGGGATTTTTCCAGGCGGGGCGACAGAAGTTTCAGAATGTCGCAGACCAGGTCCGAGACGAGAACAGGTTCAGCATGGGTCCTCTCCCGGCGGCTCATCATGAGAAGCTTCCGGATCACATTGATCATCCGGTCGATCTGTCCCTGGACAATCTGCAGGTGTTTCGAAATCGGGGGGGAGAGGGATTGTTCCTCCAGCGCCAGTTCAATATGGCCCGAAATCGAGTGGAGAGGGTTTCCCAGCTCGTGGGCCACGATTGCGAGTCCTTCTCCGATTGCGGCCATCCGTTCCATTTCCGACAACTTCCTCTGCAGATAGAACTTTTCTTTTCCCGCCTGTTCCAGAGAATCGTTCTTCCGGACAAGTTCCCGTGTCGCTTCTTCGATCCGTCGGGTCAGAGAACTGTTCAGTTCCTTGACCTGTGAAAGCAGAAGATGGTTTTCCCGGGTCCGGTCGGACAACATTTTAACCATCTGGTTGAAGGAGGAGGCCAGGTCATAAGCCTCCCGGGAGGCTTCCAGAACGGGACCTTCCTCCAGATGGCCTTCCCCGACTTTCGTCATGGCTCCGGAGATCTGATGGACCGGATTCAAAAGAAGTGCCCGCACGGCCATCGACAGAATTGCGGCAAGGGCCAGAAATCCGATGAAAAGGAGAATCAGCGTCCGTTCGAGTTCATTCCTGACCAGTGTATGCGCTTCGTATAGGGAAATGCCGACTCCCACCGTTCCCTGACGTTGTTTTTGGTGGAAAAAGGGGACAACGACATAGAGAAAGCTCCGGAGGCCATTTTTTTCCTTCAGGCTCATCCATTCCTTCTGACCGGCATGGACGAGGGCATGGGCCTTCAGTTCATTTGGGGTGAGGGGGGCTCCGGAGCTTGAGACCAGTCGCGGAAGACCTTCATGCCGGGTCATCAGATCCAGGCGGATGACATTGTGCCGGATGGCCATCAGCGCTTGCATTTCACGGCGGATTGACGTGATTTCTCCGACCAGCGCCCTTGCCTGGGGACCTGTCTTGCCGATTTCGCCTCCGACAAAGCGGTCTGCTTCGTGTCGCATATCGACACCGAACGCGAACTCCTGTCCGATCAAACGACCTTCGTCCCGCAGGGATCCCATGACGTTCCTTTTGATCAGGAGGGTGTCCCAGATGGCAAAGGCTCCCATGAGACAGACGATCAGAATGCCGATCAGAAAGATCATCAGGGACTGGATGCGGATATATTTCATGATCCCGGGCCGCCTTGGTCAGCTGGTAGAGGAACAGCCCGCTTCAAGCAGACCGTTCAGGGTTGGTTCCCGGACATCTCTTCCGGGCTGGCGTAATCGAGCCGGTCCGAGACATAGTTTGAGGCCGACCGGAGAAGCCACCTTTTCTCGTCTTCCGTCAGTTTCCGGCGGATGCGTGCGGGGGAGCCCAGAATGAGAGAGCCGGGTTCGACGACGGTGTTTTCGGTCACAAGCGACCCCGCTCCGATGATCACGTCGTCTCCGATCACGGCACCGTCCATGACGATCGATCCCATGCCGACGAGGATCCGGTTCCCGAGGGTGCAACCGTGCAGGATGACCCGATGTCCGACGGTGACGTCGTCTCCGATGGACAGGGGAAACGTCTTCCGGGTGACGTGCAGGACGCAAAGGTCCTGGATATTGGTCCGGGCACCGATCCGGATCCGGTGGACGTCTCCCCGGATGACGGCGGAAAACCAGACGCTGGATTCAGGTCCGATCACAACATCTCCGATCACCTGGGCGGAATCCGCGATCCAGACGGACGGATCGATCTTCGGAAGATGTCCCTTGTAGGAAAGGATCACGTTCTCCCCTTTCAGAGAACAAGGTTTCATTTTTTGAAAATGACGACAGTGCAGAACGATAGAAAGCCGTGACAGAATCAGGCTATCATACTCCGTTCCGATTTTTGCAGAGAACGTGAAAAAAAGAAAATGGCAGGTTCCCCCCGTTCCGGAAAGGATACATGCACGTGACAGTGTCAGGAAAAACAGAGGCGGTCTTGTTTGATTTCAATGGCGTCATCATCGACGACGAACGCGTCCATCTCGAGCTGTTTCAGGACGTCTTGTCCAGACATGGCGTGGAGCTTGATGAAGACGTTTACTGGAGGGAGTTTTTGGGAATGGATGACCGCGGGGCGTTTGCCGGGGCGTGGACGCAAGCCTTCGGACAACCTCCCGGAGAGGAACATCTGACCGGGATGATTCGCGAAAAAGCGGCGCTATACCGGAAAAGACTCGAGAGCGGATTACCGCTTTACGAAGGTGCCGTCAACCTTATTCGCGCTCTTTCCAGCCGGTTGCCCATGGGAATCGTTTCGGGAGCCCTGCGGGACGAAATTCGCCGGACGCTCCAGATCGCAGGTCTGGAAGACTCTTTTCGTTTCATCGTCAGTGCGGAAGACACCCTTCGCGGGAAACCGGATCCCGAAGGCTACCGGATCGGGTTCGACCTCCTGAAACAATCCGGGTTTTCGGGCACCCCGGGAGATGTGCTGGTGATCGAAGATTCCGTCCAGGGAGTCGAAGCAGCCCAGTCGGCGGGCATGCGGACGTTTGCGGTCGGACACACGTATCCTCTTCCCGCTCTCTCCCGGGCGGACAGGGTTTTTCCGCATATTCGCACGATCCGGCCGGAAGATATCCTGAACCCGTCGGACAAGACGAACGTCTGATTTTCGATTGTCAATTTTTTGTGATGATTGTCACGTGAAGGCCTGGATCGCCGTCATGGATTTTTCTCTCCGACAGGGACACAATGAGACCGGAAATTGCCTGTTCCGGAAAAATGTTCGCGCAGGGCCCCCTGTGCTGACCGGGGGATTGTTTTCGGAGGGGTGTCATGCCGTTGATTCGATCCAAATACTTGCATAAGGAGAAATCTAGGATGTGTCTGAGGGGCAAATCTTCCCAATGGTTTCAACGCTCTGTAATGGTCTTCGGGGCGGTTCTCGTTTCATCTCTTTTTTCTGTGTCTCCGGTCCACGCAGAAGATTCCCAGGTTGTTCCGGTGACATCGTCTTCCGACGGCTCATCATCCCCGGGTACATCGTCTTCTGGCAGCTCATCCTCTTACGTGGATCTGAAACGCCTCGGAGCGGGCTTGTCCTGGGCTCCGGTCGAGATCCCCGAGGGGGCAACGACGGAAACATCGGTCGGCTATGCCGGTGTCCGTTACTGGTTCAACCGTTCGTTCGGGCTTGATGCCGGTCTTGGATTCGGTTTCTCCGAAATCTCCCCGGGAACCGATTTTCTGACAACGCTTCACGTGGAGCCGATGGTCGCTTTCGCGGAAACGAGCCACACCATTCTTTATGGAAACCTCGACCTCATGCCCGGAATCGTTTCCGGAAACGCATCGACTTTCGCGTTCCAGATTTCGGCGGGTATCGGTATCGAGCATGCGCTGGAGGATATGCCAAGACTTGCCTTGTATGGCCAGTGGGATCCGTTTTCCCTGAATCTGTATGGTCCCGGAGGAAACAACCCGACAGAAGTCGGACTCGGGTTTCTTGGAAGCGTCATGAATGTGGACATCGGTTTTCGTTACTATTTCTGAATTGTTCGCTCCATGC
The sequence above is drawn from the Leptospirillum ferriphilum ML-04 genome and encodes:
- a CDS encoding type II toxin-antitoxin system VapC family toxin, which gives rise to MPFVLDCSITMTWIFPDESTDSSEALLESLLDDFAIVPTLWFFEVGNVLKSALRRGRIGEEESFGLVEALQALPIKLDGESHHHCMGIPLDLPV
- a CDS encoding SDH family Clp fold serine proteinase, producing the protein MSIGDLFWLFFLMTMMQPIMARKFLEMARERALRHLEETRGTKVIAMVHRQETMSLFGFPVLRYINIEDSEEILRAIKMTDPDTPIDLILHTPGGLVLASTQIAHALSNRKAPVTVFVPHFAMSGGTLIALSASRIVMDENAVLGPVDPQLGEFPAASILRVVEQKDRNDIDDKTLIMADIAEKAILQLNHSLERLLVKRMGPEKASQLAGVLSSGHFTHDYPLTYEELIKFDLPVSTDVPEDVYLFMRLFPQPKQAIPSVSYTPFAPPGRSGQRNS
- the ruvB gene encoding Holliday junction branch migration DNA helicase RuvB, whose protein sequence is MEPNEADLLTPEEFPEEIPDANLLRPRTFDHYVGQKDVIDSLKVAIQAALLREDTLDHILLHGPPGLGKTTLAALVARAMGVSFLASSGPALEKGGDLVGILTRLAPGTLLFIDEIHRLPRPVEEILYSAMEDFSIDVVFDRGAAARTFRHRIPPFTLVGATTRAGLLSAPLRDRFGIQRDLDFYQPPELARILERSAGILGIGIDPEGSLEIGRRSRGTPRIANRLLKRVRDFSQVNGHSVISRDVAQRALRMEGIDDRGLNRIDRRFIETIRVVYNGGPVGIEAMAATLQMDPDTLIDVVEPYLLKEGYLARTPAGRRLTASGWEIATEG
- the ruvA gene encoding Holliday junction branch migration protein RuvA, whose amino-acid sequence is MIARLWGVPVEWEEESVILRSGDVGYRVHLSPCSHQKLRSRPEGLVLELLIQHFWNEHLEAPLLAGFPDPDEQTLFNQLRKVPGLGPLSALRLLAIPVGDFLTIVRDNDAGRLKGLKGVGEKTARKILGELRGNVDWIAESTSMISLSSGKGSESPASLARSVQDVLVRQFGHSPQEAQKLVSEALRRQPSISSMEELFQEVYRVGTQ
- a CDS encoding crossover junction endodeoxyribonuclease RuvC → MSPSLHEVNPLLRNNPRHAVLGVDPGLAATGFAVLEGPSLDRLRVLAQGTVRTESTLPVSRRIGLLYDRLDGLLSEYPVKGIAIEDHFSRRASPGAGLMLGPVVGIVALLADRHGVPLLPISPRELKHRITGTGAASKVAVQRALAVWLGNGLRIGSTHEGDAMGLAFLGYSRMVAP
- a CDS encoding DegQ family serine endoprotease, which codes for MKIPNLKRFFVGIATLTSLAFVFSLAFSLDEKKTAMADPSPDPPVIHKKDIEAGLALQKAFVTVSNAVIPSVVNISTTSLITTHQNPIFNDPFFRQFFGTPFNHGGGPPQKHVERSLGSGFIISKDGYIVTNYHVIKHATKVTVVLSDKTSYRAKVVGKDPMTDVAVIRIHPKHDLPVIRWGSSRDVSVGTIVLAMGSPFGLTQSITMGIVSALKRSNMGIEQYENFIQTDAAINPGNSGGPLVNLKGEVIGMNTAIYTTNGGYEGIGFAIPVDMVRRVLKDLMTKGKVVRGWLGVSIQNVTPVIAKQFRLPGHRGVLVSDVLPNSPAKKAGMKRGDVILGLNGQDVMDANDLRLRVSQIAPGTDATLSIIRDGRRRNITVRVGELPSKLSMMGGAEPEKSPSHFDNVLNGIMVMDLNRDIRGQLNLPDNTRGVVISAIAPGSLAEASGLKRGDVIQEINRRPVTSVHAYIRVARHIGKSENVLLTVLRDGHHSYVSLSP
- a CDS encoding response regulator — its product is MVGSIMVASPKDLAFTLSEPARRKVLVVEDDVVALDLLEEILKRGGFGVSVAQSCEEALERLKTDSISLILTDIKMPGKTGMDLLKIVQDLYPEVPVVLLTAFGDEHLWVEALSSGAIDLIPKPFRKQEVLDIVQRTLSQPRPT
- a CDS encoding ATP-binding protein; translation: MKYIRIQSLMIFLIGILIVCLMGAFAIWDTLLIKRNVMGSLRDEGRLIGQEFAFGVDMRHEADRFVGGEIGKTGPQARALVGEITSIRREMQALMAIRHNVIRLDLMTRHEGLPRLVSSSGAPLTPNELKAHALVHAGQKEWMSLKEKNGLRSFLYVVVPFFHQKQRQGTVGVGISLYEAHTLVRNELERTLILLFIGFLALAAILSMAVRALLLNPVHQISGAMTKVGEGHLEEGPVLEASREAYDLASSFNQMVKMLSDRTRENHLLLSQVKELNSSLTRRIEEATRELVRKNDSLEQAGKEKFYLQRKLSEMERMAAIGEGLAIVAHELGNPLHSISGHIELALEEQSLSPPISKHLQIVQGQIDRMINVIRKLLMMSRRERTHAEPVLVSDLVCDILKLLSPRLEKSRISVETTFPDPCPRIDSDLEGLQSILINFLENALDATGSGGSIRIRCLEEEGFLTLHVQDSGPGIPPESRDRIFEPFFTTKPHGTGLGLAICRKIIDDLGGDLRLGDGPGGHFILTIPFVPFSSEKLSRLLEQDS
- a CDS encoding gamma carbonic anhydrase family protein, with the translated sequence MILSYKGHLPKIDPSVWIADSAQVIGDVVIGPESSVWFSAVIRGDVHRIRIGARTNIQDLCVLHVTRKTFPLSIGDDVTVGHRVILHGCTLGNRILVGMGSIVMDGAVIGDDVIIGAGSLVTENTVVEPGSLILGSPARIRRKLTEDEKRWLLRSASNYVSDRLDYASPEEMSGNQP
- a CDS encoding HAD family hydrolase, coding for MHVTVSGKTEAVLFDFNGVIIDDERVHLELFQDVLSRHGVELDEDVYWREFLGMDDRGAFAGAWTQAFGQPPGEEHLTGMIREKAALYRKRLESGLPLYEGAVNLIRALSSRLPMGIVSGALRDEIRRTLQIAGLEDSFRFIVSAEDTLRGKPDPEGYRIGFDLLKQSGFSGTPGDVLVIEDSVQGVEAAQSAGMRTFAVGHTYPLPALSRADRVFPHIRTIRPEDILNPSDKTNV